Genomic segment of Gloeocapsa sp. PCC 7428:
GGATTTTCCTGTCAAAGTTGCCGTGATGGACTCGCGGCTTTGCGCTTATTTCAAGAGTTACAGCCCGATCTAATTATCCTCGACTTGATGCTCCCTGGTTTGGACGGACTCGAAGTATGTGCCAGAATTCGCCAAAAACCTGGCACTAAAGATCCTTACATACTGATGCTGACCGCTAGAGGTGAGGAAATTGACCGCGTGATTGGTTTATCTACAGGTGCAGATGATTACCTCGTTAAGCCTTTTAGTCCTAGAGAGTTAGTGGCACGAGTGCGGGCGTTGTTGCGGCGGAGTTTGCGCCAAGGCGGACAACATCAAATTCATCGCACGCAACATTTTATCGTAGATGTAGAACAACGTTCTGCCAGTCGTCAAGTGAGTAGCGATCGCACTGAAGAATTAGACCTGACAACCTTGGAATTTAACTTACTCAGCACCTTTGTCAGCAATCCTGGTCGAGTGTGGAACCGCACGCAGTTAATCGATAAACTTTGGGGTAGCGACTTTTTCGGCGATGAACGCGTTGTCGATACTCACGTTGCCCGATTGCGAAAAAAAATCGAACCCGATCCTGCCAATCCCACGTTTATTAAAACGGTTGTTGGTGTCGGCTACAAATTTGAAGACGCAGCAACGTCATAAAACTGATGACGAAAGTAGATTTACGCAAGCGAAACTTACCACTCGCATCGCGCCTGTTCCTGTCACACTTGTTAGTCATGATGGTGGCGGTGATGAGCCTTGTGATTATTGGCAAAGTCTCTTCACCGCGCTTTTTTGTCGTCCGTCTCGAAGAACTCGAAGGGACAGGCTATCGGCTACGCTTTGCGCGAACTGAACTGATTCATGGATTTGAAAGTGCTTGGTTTCGCGGTACAGTTTGGTCGGTTGTTGTCAGTACGACCGCAGCAGGCGGACTCAGCTACTGGGTATCCAAACGCATTATGCAGCGACTGACAGAAATGGAACACATTACCCAAAAATTTGCAGCTGGTCAACTCGATGCACGCCTACCTGCAAGTGATATACCAGAATTACAACGTCTGGGTGTTAGCTTCAACCGTATGGCGGCGAGTTTGGAAGATGTTGAACAACGACGACGCGAACTCATCAGCGACTTGACGCACGAACTGCGGACGCCCTTAACCGTTGTGCGCGGCTACTTAGAAGAATTGGCGGATGGCGAAGTCGAACCATCAACCGAAATTTATACGCGTCTAGCAAGAGAAACGCGCCGTTTAGAACGCTTGGTAAACGATTTGCAAGAACTCTCCAAAGCCGAGGCGGGTTACTTACCGATCAATTTACAACCTGTGAATCTTTACCCGCTGTTGGAAGCTTTGGTAGAAAAGTTTTCCGATCAGATTTTAGAAGATGGTCCTGTTTTGCGCCTCAATTGTTCGCCCCAACTACCACCCGTGTTAGCAGACATCGATCGTGTCGAGCAAGTTCTAGTTAATTTATTAGGTAATGCAATTCGCTACACAAGTCACGGTGCGATTACGATCCGTGCTTGGACGCAATCGCGTAAACTGTGGATTGCGGTAAGCGATACAGGAATTGGCATTGCCAAACAAAATTTACCGCACGTGTTTGAACGCTTCTGGCGTGCAGATCGATCGCGCGATCGCCATTCGGGTGGAACAGGTATTGGTTTGGCAATTTCTCGGCGCTTAATCGAACTCCAAGGCGGTCAAATCTTCGTTGAAAGCGAACTTGGTAAGGGCAGCACTTTTTCCTTTTTCTTGCCTTTAGCTTGATTGTAGGTGGACATAATTAAAGATCGCACTGTTGAGGTCGGTAATCGAAAAGCTTTTAGCGCTTAGCAATTAGCACTTGGCATGAGGAAAACAGCTAATAGCTAATCGCTGTTTAATTAGCACTTATAGCAGTTGAAGAGATGCTTAGGACAGAGTAAAAGCTTAGAACTACTATAATAGCTTGCTTTTAACTCTGACCTCTGATCTCTGCTATACCAATGACCAATTCAATTACGTTTATTTTCACCCACTTATGTTGTGTACTCCGATTGCAGGGACATCTCTAGATTCGCGTACGGTAGAGAATCGGATCTTCTAATCCCAACTCAGCAAAAGCCGCGAGACGCAATCGACAAGCATCGCAAACTCCACACGCGATCGCACCTCCCGCATAGCAAGACCAAGTTTTTTCCCACGGAACGCCTAACTGATTGCCCAATTGAATAATTTCCGTTTTTTTCAAGTTGATCAACGGCGTTTCAATTGCGATCGGTTGTCCTTCGCGTCCTAGCTTCGTACCGAGGCGAAAAACCTCCTGCATCGCTTGAATATAATCAGGACGACAATCGGGATATCCTGAGTAATCAAGCGCGTTAACGCCGATATAAACGCGTTGTGCTGCGATCGTTTCGGCATAAGCTAAGGCAAAGCTCAAAAAAATTGTATTGCGTGCCGGAACATACGTCACCGGCACATTTTGAGACATCTCTGACACAGCGCGATCGCTTGGTAATTCAATACTGGTATCCGTTAATGCTGAACCGCCCCACGAACGTAAATCAAAATTAACGACCTTGTGAACTAAAACTTGAGTCGATTGCGCGATCGCGATCGCTGCTTTTAACTCGCGCTGGTGTCGCTGCTGATAATCAAACGAAATTGCATAGCACTTGTAACCATCAGCCACCGCTTGATACAGTACCGTAGAAGAATCTAAGCCCCCAGACAATAAAATGACAGCTTTCATCAATCAACCTCTCTATAATTTTTTGCTTTCTATCTATTTCCTTGGTTACGGGCAAGGCACTGCCTTGCCCTTGCGATCCCTACCCCTTCATAATGGACAGGTAAGAAACTGACACATTACGCTAACGCTACACGCATCAGCAAAATCACAATGAGTGAAGCCTAGCTTGGTGATAAACGTAACAATCGTCGGAACATATAAGTAATTTTGAAATTCTTCATAAATAGAGTCACTATGCTACCATCTGGATGATTTGCGA
This window contains:
- the queC gene encoding 7-cyano-7-deazaguanine synthase QueC, which produces MKAVILLSGGLDSSTVLYQAVADGYKCYAISFDYQQRHQRELKAAIAIAQSTQVLVHKVVNFDLRSWGGSALTDTSIELPSDRAVSEMSQNVPVTYVPARNTIFLSFALAYAETIAAQRVYIGVNALDYSGYPDCRPDYIQAMQEVFRLGTKLGREGQPIAIETPLINLKKTEIIQLGNQLGVPWEKTWSCYAGGAIACGVCDACRLRLAAFAELGLEDPILYRTRI
- a CDS encoding cell wall metabolism sensor histidine kinase WalK, producing MTKVDLRKRNLPLASRLFLSHLLVMMVAVMSLVIIGKVSSPRFFVVRLEELEGTGYRLRFARTELIHGFESAWFRGTVWSVVVSTTAAGGLSYWVSKRIMQRLTEMEHITQKFAAGQLDARLPASDIPELQRLGVSFNRMAASLEDVEQRRRELISDLTHELRTPLTVVRGYLEELADGEVEPSTEIYTRLARETRRLERLVNDLQELSKAEAGYLPINLQPVNLYPLLEALVEKFSDQILEDGPVLRLNCSPQLPPVLADIDRVEQVLVNLLGNAIRYTSHGAITIRAWTQSRKLWIAVSDTGIGIAKQNLPHVFERFWRADRSRDRHSGGTGIGLAISRRLIELQGGQIFVESELGKGSTFSFFLPLA
- a CDS encoding response regulator transcription factor, with translation MDILIVEDEAEIAGLIQLALEKEGFSCQSCRDGLAALRLFQELQPDLIILDLMLPGLDGLEVCARIRQKPGTKDPYILMLTARGEEIDRVIGLSTGADDYLVKPFSPRELVARVRALLRRSLRQGGQHQIHRTQHFIVDVEQRSASRQVSSDRTEELDLTTLEFNLLSTFVSNPGRVWNRTQLIDKLWGSDFFGDERVVDTHVARLRKKIEPDPANPTFIKTVVGVGYKFEDAATS